Proteins from a genomic interval of Rubinisphaera italica:
- a CDS encoding DUF1295 domain-containing protein, translating to MSLLLINAGVILGLMILMWLISLPLKDVSIIDLVWGLGFVLVAWTTYGVAIQSGKVCYLLPLLVTIWGVRLSGYLALRNVGHGEDKRYAKMRENAGATFPLVSLFTVFVLQGVVMWTVSLPLQIGIPQNPGVLNAFTYVGSFVWLVGIVFEAVGDWQLARFKSNPDNKGKVLNTGLWRYTRHPNYFGDFCVWWGFWILSISAGGPYWTILSPIVMSIFLMYVSGVTLLEKDLKESKPKYEEYIQRTNAFFPGMPQSE from the coding sequence ATGAGTCTGCTACTGATTAATGCGGGAGTGATTCTCGGGCTGATGATTCTGATGTGGTTGATCAGCCTGCCGCTGAAAGATGTGAGTATCATCGATCTGGTTTGGGGGCTCGGCTTTGTGCTGGTCGCCTGGACGACTTATGGCGTTGCCATTCAAAGTGGAAAGGTTTGTTATCTTCTCCCCTTGCTGGTCACGATTTGGGGCGTTCGACTCTCTGGCTATCTCGCATTGCGGAATGTCGGTCACGGAGAAGACAAGCGCTATGCGAAGATGCGTGAAAATGCAGGCGCGACTTTTCCTCTGGTCAGCTTATTCACGGTCTTTGTGCTGCAGGGAGTGGTGATGTGGACCGTTTCGCTGCCGTTGCAAATTGGGATTCCTCAGAACCCCGGTGTTCTGAATGCTTTCACTTATGTTGGCTCATTTGTGTGGCTGGTGGGAATCGTCTTCGAAGCTGTTGGTGACTGGCAGTTGGCTCGCTTCAAATCAAATCCGGACAACAAAGGCAAAGTGCTCAACACGGGTTTGTGGCGATACACCCGGCATCCCAATTACTTTGGCGACTTCTGTGTGTGGTGGGGCTTCTGGATTTTATCGATCTCAGCTGGTGGTCCTTACTGGACAATTCTGAGTCCGATCGTCATGTCGATCTTCCTGATGTATGTCTCAGGAGTGACACTGCTGGAAAAAGATTTGAAAGAGAGCAAGCCAAAGTACGAAGAATATATCCAACGAACGAATGCGTTCTTTCCTGGTATGCCTCAGTCTGAATAA
- a CDS encoding glycosyltransferase family 4 protein — MSTSTKNINPATKTKTNASSNHPLRIALIRQKFRFDGGGERIVSHISDILSSHGHDVSLIARQWEGTSSSVLKCNPPKWTRVQREALFAKQAISISEQENFDLVQSHERIPGCQVYRAGDGVHRSWLEERSRTMPGWRRWLLFRNRYHRYMLAAEKSMYEDSRLKCVICNAQMVADEIENRFAIDPTKLHVIYNGVDTDCFHPSLKKYRPRVCNELQISPDQSIGLFVGSGWERKGLAQAIRGLQASPALSLIILGRDKAQYAFENLASKLGVQKQVHFAGVQSEVASYYGAADFFILPTLYDPFPNSILEAMASGLPVLTTMKCGAAEIITDGESGYLLDSQDESSLGTALKKCSTREHCLTMGKQARKTVEPFTIDAMQQNLTTLYDQLLNGCNG; from the coding sequence ATGTCGACTTCGACAAAAAATATAAATCCTGCCACAAAAACGAAAACGAACGCTTCTTCCAATCACCCGCTGCGCATTGCTCTGATCCGCCAGAAATTTCGATTTGATGGTGGCGGTGAGCGCATTGTTTCCCACATCTCCGATATTCTCTCCAGCCATGGTCACGATGTTTCCTTGATTGCCCGTCAGTGGGAAGGAACAAGTTCTTCTGTCCTGAAATGTAATCCCCCCAAGTGGACACGAGTGCAAAGGGAAGCCCTGTTTGCAAAACAGGCGATCTCAATTTCTGAGCAGGAAAATTTCGATCTGGTTCAAAGTCATGAACGGATTCCGGGATGTCAGGTTTATCGAGCTGGTGATGGCGTCCATCGCAGCTGGCTGGAAGAACGATCCCGCACGATGCCTGGCTGGCGTCGCTGGTTGTTGTTTCGAAATCGTTATCATCGGTACATGCTGGCGGCCGAGAAGTCGATGTATGAAGACAGCCGACTGAAGTGTGTTATCTGCAATGCCCAAATGGTGGCCGATGAAATTGAAAATCGTTTTGCGATTGATCCAACAAAGCTACATGTCATCTACAATGGTGTCGACACGGATTGTTTTCATCCGAGCCTGAAGAAATATCGACCTCGGGTTTGTAATGAATTGCAGATTTCCCCCGATCAATCGATTGGTTTATTCGTCGGTTCGGGTTGGGAACGAAAAGGGCTGGCACAAGCGATCCGTGGACTGCAGGCTTCTCCTGCACTTTCACTCATTATTCTGGGGAGAGATAAGGCTCAATACGCATTTGAAAATCTGGCTTCTAAACTGGGCGTCCAAAAACAGGTCCACTTTGCGGGCGTTCAAAGTGAAGTCGCCTCCTATTACGGCGCGGCCGATTTCTTCATCCTTCCGACTTTATACGATCCCTTTCCGAACTCGATTCTCGAAGCAATGGCCAGTGGTTTGCCGGTTTTGACAACAATGAAGTGTGGAGCAGCGGAAATAATTACTGATGGCGAAAGCGGCTACCTGCTTGATTCCCAGGATGAGTCTAGTTTGGGAACGGCTCTGAAAAAATGTTCAACTCGCGAGCATTGTCTAACAATGGGAAAGCAGGCTCGAAAGACAGTTGAGCCATTTACTATTGATGCCATGCAGCAGAATTTGACAACTCTCTATGACCAACTTTTGAATGGATGCAATGGATGA
- a CDS encoding multiheme c-type cytochrome: MRFAQIPLTIATILNFCLSAHAADKLANHYPQAMNSGCMKCHADIELIREPGSEMLERIMTEGEAMGDPAGCIVCHGGDPKATEKEAAHTFEKFYPDPGSPWVNQNTCGKCHPKHVDVQWRSLMMTEAGKIQGVCWAFGGLTGYEHLWANYAVENPENPLDRLGTDVYRKYMERLKKMEPNVWVDRHLPLPDAPTDISKVKEDPTLAAFTYIRTECQRCHHAVKGRQERGDFRGMGCSSCHVPYGNEGFYEGADASVSHIDAGHCLVHSIQGTREAKVTVHEKTYSGIPVETCTTCHDRGKRIGVSFQGLMETPYEAPFAADGGPQPKLHTKHYIAMEQDIHYLKGMTCQDCHTSTDVHSDGFLAAANLAAVQIECADCHGTPDQFPWDLPLGFMDEYEEKPAEGPARGLTTKLNEHTLQGTVYEPKDGYLLTARGNPYGNVVKDGNEIIVHTANGKDLRTKSLKQLKKENLISERGLVSMSTVKSHMNRMECYTCHASWAPQCYGCHVKIDYTGNKECPEPNPEVGNDPELQAIKLVLNEAVEKKQNFDWVAAGRKHQEPEHAADRGESTYDLMIPGKISEQRSYLRWENPMLGVNGEGRITPLAPGCQPSVTIIGADGEPILVNHIFKTKGGAEGSGEDGTLALDMSPTQPHTMTKNARSCESCHASDKALGYGIGGTRPLDKDIYVDLETIDKEIIPNRTWPQLNAIPNMDTDWSRIVTEDGQPLMTVGHHFKLSRALNNEERAKMNRAGTCTACHKEIPTESLATSLLHHVAKYTGQIPVTADQHAGLVHKIVLFSAWGQLAIAFCTPIVGIIGFTWWRRRKKNDKGEVE, encoded by the coding sequence ATGCGATTCGCACAGATCCCTCTGACGATCGCCACAATTCTCAATTTCTGCCTCTCTGCACATGCTGCAGACAAACTAGCCAACCATTATCCGCAAGCCATGAATTCCGGCTGCATGAAATGTCATGCCGATATTGAATTGATTCGCGAACCGGGATCGGAAATGCTCGAACGCATTATGACCGAAGGGGAAGCAATGGGCGACCCGGCTGGGTGTATCGTTTGCCATGGCGGAGACCCGAAGGCCACCGAAAAGGAAGCCGCCCATACGTTCGAAAAGTTCTATCCCGATCCCGGCAGCCCGTGGGTGAATCAAAACACCTGTGGGAAATGTCATCCGAAGCATGTCGATGTGCAGTGGCGGAGTCTCATGATGACCGAAGCCGGAAAGATCCAGGGCGTGTGCTGGGCATTCGGAGGTTTAACCGGTTACGAACATCTGTGGGCCAATTACGCGGTCGAGAATCCCGAGAATCCACTCGATCGACTGGGAACCGATGTCTATCGTAAGTATATGGAACGACTCAAAAAAATGGAGCCAAACGTCTGGGTCGACCGTCACCTGCCTCTGCCCGATGCCCCGACTGATATTTCCAAAGTCAAAGAAGATCCGACCCTGGCCGCTTTCACGTATATTCGTACGGAATGCCAGCGTTGTCATCATGCCGTGAAAGGTCGTCAGGAACGAGGAGATTTTCGGGGGATGGGCTGCTCGTCGTGCCACGTCCCTTACGGCAACGAAGGTTTCTACGAAGGAGCCGATGCTTCAGTTTCTCATATCGATGCCGGACACTGCCTCGTGCATTCGATTCAGGGAACGCGGGAAGCCAAGGTAACAGTTCATGAAAAAACGTATTCCGGAATCCCCGTCGAAACCTGTACCACTTGCCACGATCGTGGCAAACGAATCGGCGTTTCCTTTCAGGGTTTGATGGAAACCCCTTACGAGGCTCCCTTCGCAGCCGACGGCGGACCACAGCCGAAGTTGCATACCAAGCACTACATCGCGATGGAGCAGGATATTCACTATTTGAAGGGAATGACCTGTCAGGATTGCCACACTTCCACTGATGTCCACAGTGATGGATTTCTGGCCGCCGCGAATCTGGCAGCTGTGCAGATTGAATGTGCCGACTGCCACGGCACGCCCGACCAATTTCCCTGGGACTTACCTCTCGGGTTCATGGATGAATACGAAGAAAAACCAGCAGAAGGTCCCGCTCGTGGACTAACAACGAAGTTGAACGAACACACCTTGCAAGGCACTGTCTACGAGCCGAAAGATGGCTATCTGCTGACCGCTCGCGGAAATCCTTACGGAAACGTCGTGAAAGATGGCAATGAAATTATCGTACATACCGCCAACGGAAAAGACCTGCGGACGAAGTCGCTTAAGCAGTTGAAAAAGGAAAATCTGATCAGCGAACGTGGTCTGGTTTCAATGTCGACAGTTAAGAGCCATATGAATCGGATGGAATGCTACACCTGTCATGCTTCATGGGCACCACAATGTTATGGATGCCACGTGAAGATCGATTACACGGGTAACAAAGAATGCCCAGAACCAAACCCGGAAGTCGGAAACGATCCTGAACTGCAGGCGATCAAACTCGTATTGAATGAAGCCGTTGAGAAGAAACAGAATTTTGATTGGGTGGCAGCAGGACGGAAACATCAGGAACCCGAACACGCAGCTGACCGGGGAGAATCGACTTACGACCTGATGATTCCTGGAAAAATTTCCGAACAACGATCTTATCTCCGCTGGGAAAACCCGATGCTCGGCGTCAATGGAGAAGGACGCATCACGCCACTAGCTCCCGGCTGTCAGCCTTCCGTCACAATCATTGGAGCTGATGGCGAACCAATTCTTGTGAATCATATCTTTAAAACAAAAGGAGGAGCCGAAGGGAGTGGTGAAGATGGCACACTCGCTCTGGATATGTCCCCAACGCAGCCTCATACAATGACAAAAAATGCCCGGAGTTGTGAATCTTGTCATGCCTCTGACAAAGCCCTCGGCTATGGAATCGGAGGCACGCGGCCATTGGATAAAGATATTTATGTCGACCTGGAAACCATTGATAAGGAAATTATTCCGAACCGTACTTGGCCCCAACTGAATGCGATTCCGAATATGGATACCGACTGGTCACGTATCGTGACCGAAGATGGCCAACCGTTGATGACGGTCGGTCATCACTTCAAGTTATCAAGGGCATTGAATAACGAAGAACGAGCGAAAATGAATCGTGCGGGAACCTGCACAGCTTGTCACAAGGAAATCCCAACAGAAAGTTTAGCCACCAGCCTGCTTCATCATGTCGCCAAATATACGGGCCAGATTCCCGTGACTGCCGATCAGCATGCGGGACTGGTGCATAAAATCGTTCTGTTCTCAGCCTGGGGACAACTGGCCATCGCGTTCTGCACACCCATCGTTGGAATTATTGGCTTCACCTGGTGGCGAAGACGCAAAAAAAATGACAAAGGTGAGGTCGAATAA
- a CDS encoding TylF/MycF/NovP-related O-methyltransferase produces MTTFHKQAGQFVSTWRDKIKSGRKRSKLHKQMKDIDPIDLSNIERVMPFTMLSPDRLYAFMQATRHICHANISGAVVECGVWKGGAVMSSLLTMRDMNRTDREYFLYDTFEGMPMPSESDKKYDGDKLLTDFQERQIGEDGSSWCRGEFNEVQENVYGTGYDPARIHFIKGKVEETIPHTLPDQIAILRLDTDWYESTRHELEYLYPRLSPGGVLIIDDYGHWEGARQAVDEYFAEHHIPMLLHRTDYTGRIGVKAA; encoded by the coding sequence ATGACAACATTTCACAAACAGGCTGGGCAGTTTGTCTCGACCTGGAGAGATAAGATTAAAAGTGGACGCAAACGATCAAAATTGCATAAGCAAATGAAGGATATCGATCCTATCGATCTTTCAAATATCGAACGGGTCATGCCGTTTACGATGCTTAGCCCGGATCGACTGTATGCCTTCATGCAGGCAACGCGGCACATCTGTCATGCAAATATTTCCGGTGCGGTTGTAGAATGTGGTGTTTGGAAGGGCGGGGCGGTAATGTCGTCTCTGCTGACCATGCGGGATATGAATCGGACCGATCGTGAATACTTTTTGTACGACACATTCGAAGGGATGCCAATGCCTTCAGAAAGTGATAAAAAGTACGATGGCGATAAGCTGCTTACCGACTTTCAGGAACGTCAGATCGGAGAAGATGGGTCAAGCTGGTGCCGTGGTGAATTCAATGAAGTTCAGGAGAATGTTTACGGCACAGGATACGATCCTGCACGAATTCATTTCATCAAAGGGAAAGTGGAAGAGACCATTCCTCACACACTTCCTGATCAAATTGCAATTTTGCGACTCGATACCGATTGGTACGAATCGACCCGTCATGAACTCGAATATCTCTACCCGCGACTTTCACCAGGTGGTGTGCTGATCATAGACGATTACGGCCACTGGGAAGGGGCCCGTCAGGCAGTCGATGAATACTTCGCCGAGCACCACATTCCTATGTTATTGCATCGCACCGATTACACAGGACGCATCGGCGTTAAAGCGGCGTAA
- the lpxK gene encoding tetraacyldisaccharide 4'-kinase, protein MNPKDIDDILSGRRGDLFAHSLRAGTTLAEPFYRLGLNLHQSLYRSGLKSSHAVDAPVVSIGNLTTGGTGKTPFTARLVKLLIEQSMIPGIASRGYRALKSEDSKNIPANDEKLVLDLMCPRTPHRQNRDRVAAAQALIDDQVDIILLDDGFQHLRLKRDVDLVLIDAVNPFGYNHLLPRGLLREPLNALKRAHLIVITRTDQITQEELAEIEKKIRRSTEVPIIHVHFAPTGWQDHRGNTVPISESHQTAVAFCGIGNPEGFRKGLMKLGLELNNQNWFVFPDHHHYTQDDLNQLAEVAREHANGRLVTTLKDLVKIRELIPQGITCQSLLIEAVIDLGEDVLIETILTKIKQEPGMDTDNHG, encoded by the coding sequence GTGAACCCCAAGGATATCGATGACATACTTTCCGGCCGACGAGGCGATCTGTTCGCACATTCGCTACGAGCAGGCACGACTCTTGCCGAACCGTTTTATCGTTTAGGATTGAACCTGCATCAGTCGCTCTACCGCAGCGGCTTGAAATCCAGCCATGCCGTCGATGCTCCCGTAGTCAGCATCGGCAACCTGACGACAGGGGGGACTGGAAAAACTCCATTCACTGCCCGACTCGTTAAACTTCTCATTGAACAGAGCATGATCCCCGGAATCGCCAGCCGTGGTTACAGAGCTTTGAAATCGGAGGACTCAAAAAACATCCCGGCTAACGATGAAAAGCTGGTTCTCGATTTGATGTGTCCACGCACTCCACACCGGCAAAACCGCGATCGTGTCGCAGCCGCTCAAGCTTTGATTGACGATCAGGTAGACATCATTCTGCTCGACGATGGCTTTCAGCATCTACGACTCAAACGAGACGTCGACCTGGTCCTTATCGATGCCGTCAATCCCTTCGGCTACAACCATCTTCTGCCCCGAGGCTTATTACGCGAACCTCTCAATGCACTCAAACGTGCTCATCTCATTGTGATCACCCGCACCGATCAAATCACTCAAGAAGAACTAGCAGAAATTGAAAAGAAAATTCGTCGGTCTACTGAAGTGCCGATAATACACGTTCACTTCGCCCCCACCGGCTGGCAGGACCATCGCGGCAATACCGTTCCGATTTCAGAATCGCATCAAACAGCAGTCGCCTTTTGTGGCATCGGCAATCCCGAAGGATTCAGAAAAGGCCTCATGAAACTGGGCCTGGAACTCAACAACCAGAACTGGTTCGTCTTCCCAGATCATCACCACTACACACAGGACGACCTCAATCAATTAGCAGAAGTAGCGCGAGAACATGCAAACGGTCGACTGGTCACCACTCTGAAAGATCTGGTCAAAATCCGCGAATTGATTCCTCAAGGCATCACTTGCCAGTCCTTACTGATTGAAGCTGTCATCGACTTGGGAGAGGATGTCTTAATTGAAACGATTCTGACTAAAATAAAGCAAGAACCAGGGATGGACACGGATAACCACGGATAA
- a CDS encoding glycosyltransferase family 2 protein yields MNQPAREFPPFSGAVICYNEESHIERCLKSLEWCEQVVVVDSGSKDRTVELARQFSNVEIHVRPFDTFINQKNHALEKCSKEWVISLDADEVLTEENITEIQSLPLDCSGYRIGRRSFIGNQEIRYGTWSPDFQLRIFRKSCSAWGGTNPHESIQIEGEVGYLESRMLHYSYDTLDEFVERNTKYIHMMVDHLEASGRKTNATEPYVHCVGNFVKAYFVRRGFLDGAAGFFLARHIAGGSYLKYRLLAERNRESKAA; encoded by the coding sequence GTGAATCAACCGGCTCGCGAATTCCCACCGTTTTCCGGTGCGGTGATCTGCTACAACGAAGAGTCGCATATTGAGCGATGCCTGAAGTCCCTCGAATGGTGTGAGCAGGTGGTCGTTGTCGATTCCGGTTCCAAAGATCGAACTGTTGAGTTGGCACGACAATTCTCGAATGTCGAAATCCATGTCCGTCCATTCGACACGTTCATCAATCAGAAAAATCATGCTCTCGAAAAATGCAGTAAGGAATGGGTGATTTCACTCGATGCCGATGAAGTTTTGACAGAAGAAAATATCACAGAAATTCAATCATTACCACTGGATTGCTCCGGATATCGGATCGGTCGACGCTCATTTATAGGCAATCAGGAAATACGCTACGGGACTTGGAGTCCTGACTTTCAGTTAAGGATTTTTCGCAAGTCATGTTCCGCCTGGGGAGGAACGAATCCTCATGAATCGATTCAGATCGAAGGTGAAGTCGGTTATCTCGAATCCCGGATGCTGCATTACAGCTATGATACTCTAGATGAGTTTGTCGAGCGAAATACAAAATATATCCACATGATGGTCGATCATCTGGAAGCGAGTGGACGAAAAACCAATGCGACTGAGCCGTATGTGCATTGCGTCGGTAACTTCGTGAAGGCTTATTTTGTGCGACGCGGTTTTCTGGACGGAGCTGCGGGCTTCTTTCTTGCTCGACATATCGCGGGTGGATCATATTTGAAATATCGCCTGCTGGCTGAACGAAATCGAGAAAGCAAAGCCGCGTAA
- a CDS encoding DUF1501 domain-containing protein has protein sequence MKTKTLQSQQTETFESRLKRRQFLQSLAAMNVAGWMAGQPQLLSANEDVDHPAPTADACILLWMAGGMAAPETFDPKGYAPYEVGMPVGNMLSTFPATDTSVDGLKISAGLPEIAQVMDRATLIRSAVQPDLGSILHSRHQYHWHTGYVPPQTVACPHLGAWMAKVLGPQNPVMPAFVNIGQRLEGVGEKEELKAFTTGGFFGSEFGPMNLPYPEQAAQAVQPPSGMSSQRFANRNRLYKQLVDQNPNRENMSDYQRESLLRSMENAYRLLSSKDRQAFDINDEPQESREVYDTGRFGRGCLLARRMVEAGARFVEVTTEYVPFLHWDTHKSGHETVARLHSEIDRPIAKLIRDLEDRKLLDRTLVIIASEFSRDALIEGKPGSNANDQATFKVDTLSEPKHYGLHRHFTGGTSVVMFGGGMKQGFVYGKTADERPLLAIENPVSVIDLHATIMTAMGISPKTAFVTEGRPFYVTQDGQGQPVRELFA, from the coding sequence ATGAAGACAAAAACTTTACAATCACAACAAACTGAAACCTTCGAAAGCAGGCTCAAGCGACGTCAGTTTCTACAGTCGCTCGCGGCTATGAATGTCGCGGGCTGGATGGCTGGTCAGCCTCAATTGCTCTCTGCCAATGAAGATGTCGATCACCCTGCGCCAACTGCCGATGCCTGCATACTGTTGTGGATGGCTGGCGGGATGGCGGCTCCAGAAACGTTCGATCCGAAGGGGTATGCTCCTTATGAAGTCGGGATGCCGGTTGGCAACATGCTCAGCACATTCCCGGCTACCGACACTTCGGTCGATGGCCTGAAAATCTCTGCAGGCTTGCCCGAGATTGCTCAGGTGATGGATCGAGCGACGCTCATTCGCTCTGCAGTTCAACCCGATCTCGGTAGCATTTTGCACTCCCGGCATCAATATCACTGGCATACCGGCTATGTGCCACCGCAAACAGTCGCCTGTCCGCATCTCGGTGCCTGGATGGCAAAAGTTCTCGGCCCGCAAAATCCGGTTATGCCCGCGTTTGTCAATATCGGTCAGCGACTTGAAGGAGTCGGCGAGAAGGAAGAACTCAAGGCCTTCACCACTGGTGGATTCTTCGGCAGCGAATTCGGGCCGATGAATCTGCCTTATCCTGAACAGGCTGCTCAAGCGGTTCAACCTCCAAGCGGAATGAGCTCACAGCGTTTCGCAAATCGCAATCGACTCTACAAACAACTGGTTGATCAAAATCCAAACCGCGAGAACATGAGCGACTATCAACGGGAATCGCTGCTGCGTTCTATGGAAAATGCGTATCGATTACTCAGCTCAAAAGATCGTCAGGCGTTTGATATTAACGACGAACCCCAGGAAAGTCGCGAAGTTTACGACACCGGCCGCTTTGGTCGCGGATGTCTACTGGCCCGACGGATGGTCGAAGCCGGGGCTCGATTTGTGGAAGTCACAACCGAGTATGTCCCATTCCTGCACTGGGATACTCACAAGAGCGGACACGAAACTGTCGCTCGTTTGCACAGTGAAATTGATCGTCCTATTGCAAAACTGATTCGAGATCTCGAAGACCGTAAACTGCTCGATCGGACTCTGGTTATTATTGCTTCAGAATTTAGCCGAGATGCATTAATCGAAGGGAAGCCCGGCTCAAATGCCAACGACCAGGCGACATTCAAAGTCGATACCCTCAGCGAGCCCAAGCACTACGGATTACATCGCCACTTTACCGGCGGGACCAGCGTGGTGATGTTTGGCGGAGGAATGAAGCAGGGATTCGTCTACGGCAAAACAGCCGACGAACGCCCGCTGCTCGCGATTGAAAATCCAGTTTCGGTGATCGATCTGCACGCCACTATCATGACCGCGATGGGGATCTCTCCCAAAACCGCTTTTGTAACAGAAGGTCGTCCATTCTATGTGACTCAGGATGGACAGGGACAACCAGTGCGGGAACTGTTTGCGTGA
- a CDS encoding class I SAM-dependent methyltransferase, with amino-acid sequence MRACSETLEAEMTLAEQNFLQGLIREENFSGSHLEIGTAAGGTLCRMMSCFNDDSRPKFVVVDRMTYFPKQDEIVAENLRQHGLSPEAVDFRTATSSEAFKIAEQKEDRFDFMLVDASHKILAVMSDLRWTRLLNVGGIACFHDYADKFPGVKLSIDRFLKQHPNYEVIGQADSLLAIRKTGPCAQGEVSMMDSAYSVMMHFPLVVDRKINKWKSRSKKAA; translated from the coding sequence ATGCGTGCATGTTCAGAAACACTCGAAGCGGAAATGACCCTTGCAGAACAAAATTTTCTGCAGGGTTTGATTCGTGAGGAAAACTTCTCGGGATCACATCTGGAGATCGGCACCGCTGCCGGTGGAACGCTCTGTCGCATGATGAGTTGTTTCAACGATGATTCACGACCAAAGTTCGTCGTGGTCGACCGAATGACCTATTTCCCAAAACAGGATGAAATTGTCGCTGAGAATTTACGGCAGCATGGACTGTCTCCGGAAGCCGTCGATTTTCGGACCGCGACCAGTTCGGAGGCCTTCAAAATTGCCGAACAGAAAGAGGATCGCTTCGATTTTATGCTTGTCGATGCCTCTCACAAAATTCTGGCAGTCATGTCTGACCTGCGTTGGACACGGTTGTTGAATGTGGGTGGAATCGCCTGTTTTCATGATTATGCCGACAAATTCCCTGGGGTGAAACTTTCGATTGATCGCTTCTTGAAGCAGCATCCGAATTACGAAGTCATCGGTCAGGCTGACAGCCTGCTGGCGATTCGAAAAACAGGACCGTGTGCACAGGGTGAAGTCTCAATGATGGACAGTGCGTACAGTGTAATGATGCATTTCCCGCTGGTGGTCGACCGTAAAATTAACAAATGGAAGTCTCGCAGCAAAAAGGCGGCTTGA
- a CDS encoding glycosyltransferase family 4 protein translates to MNNTSLRILQTESSCGWGNQEARILIESLGMQSRGYSVELVCCAESVIASRAKDCGIPVTTLPIRKRNFQGLISARLLLSKRNVDIVHTHSSTDSWLMTLACRASIKRPKIVRTRHVGAPAKCKSASKWIYSKGADYVITTSLTIRNSLIINYGLSETCSSAIPTGVDLSHFQPMNQSTAREVVGFPAQRKLIGFVSGSQGQTEPEFLCEAIARLDRDDFDLLILGTGLDQTQIEKCVSNYELKNRTYVMESPEDLVPCLNSVNFAVLPACRKEAEQQLLRQTMSCGIPVFTTLDDHSEPITIDGKTSRLVFREDTESVANIINELLDDDRQCKSLGRNARETACEQFSLKSMLNQIEEVYQQLAVTRRAAA, encoded by the coding sequence ATGAATAACACGTCCTTACGAATTCTCCAGACAGAAAGTTCCTGTGGTTGGGGAAATCAGGAAGCTCGCATTCTCATCGAGTCACTGGGCATGCAATCCCGTGGGTATTCTGTTGAGCTGGTTTGCTGTGCGGAATCTGTCATTGCTTCCAGAGCGAAAGATTGTGGGATCCCAGTGACGACCCTGCCTATTCGCAAACGAAACTTTCAGGGTCTGATTTCAGCTCGTTTGTTGTTGTCGAAACGTAATGTCGACATCGTGCATACACACAGTTCGACAGATAGCTGGCTCATGACTCTGGCGTGCAGGGCGTCGATCAAACGTCCGAAAATTGTGCGGACTCGACATGTCGGCGCTCCTGCGAAATGCAAGTCGGCATCGAAATGGATCTATTCCAAGGGGGCAGATTATGTGATAACGACCAGCCTCACAATTCGCAATTCTTTGATCATCAATTATGGTCTGAGTGAAACCTGTTCTTCGGCGATCCCAACCGGCGTTGATTTGTCTCACTTTCAACCTATGAATCAATCGACTGCGCGAGAGGTCGTGGGTTTTCCTGCACAGCGAAAACTGATTGGATTCGTTTCCGGCTCTCAGGGACAGACAGAGCCTGAATTTCTTTGCGAAGCGATTGCCCGTCTCGATCGCGATGATTTTGATCTGTTGATTTTGGGAACAGGCCTGGATCAGACGCAAATTGAAAAATGTGTGTCCAATTACGAACTTAAGAATCGAACCTACGTGATGGAATCTCCCGAGGATCTTGTCCCGTGCTTGAATTCTGTGAACTTTGCAGTCCTGCCGGCCTGCAGAAAAGAGGCTGAGCAACAGTTGCTACGACAGACAATGAGTTGCGGGATTCCCGTCTTCACGACACTCGATGATCATAGCGAACCGATTACGATCGATGGGAAAACAAGTCGGCTGGTATTTCGTGAAGATACGGAAAGTGTGGCAAATATTATAAATGAACTCCTCGACGATGATCGACAGTGTAAAAGCCTCGGTAGAAATGCTCGTGAGACCGCTTGTGAACAATTCAGCCTGAAATCGATGCTCAATCAAATTGAAGAGGTTTATCAGCAATTGGCTGTAACAAGACGAGCGGCTGCTTAA